Below is a genomic region from Chloroflexota bacterium.
AACTGGTTCCAGCGCTGACCATATTGATCGCCGATAAAGAGGCTGAGACCCACGGCCAGGGTATAGGTCTTATTGTCCGACAACATCACGCGAGCCAGCAGATAGTCCCCATAGGTGCTGATGAAGGTCAGAATGAACACCACCGTCAGAATCGGCCGCACCAGCGGGAAGATAATCTGGTAGAAGGTCTGGAAGTGAGAGGCCCCGTCGATCTGGGCCGACTCATCCAGTTCGCGCGGTACCGTATCAAAGAAGCCCTTCATCAGCCAGGTGTTGAATCCCATCGCGCCGCCCAGATAGACCAGTATCAGGCCGCCCAGGGTATTGAGGCCCAACAAGGGAATAACCCGGCCGATCTGCTGCAGGATCAGATACAATGCTATCATAGCGAGAACGTTGGGAAACACCTGAGCCAACAGGATCGTCTTGAGCAATCCCTGCCGGCCGCGAAAGCGAAAGCGGGAAAAGGCGTAGGCCGCAAAGGCCGACAACACGACGACCAGTACCGCCGTAATCGTCGAGACGATCAGAGAGTTCATCATCCAACGGCCGAAGGAATGCTGCGGATTGTCGAGCATGTAACGGAAATTGTCCAGGGTGGGGTTTTCCGGAATGATCTGGGTTGTATTCAGACTGCTTACCGGGTTGATCGCTGCCGAAAAAATGAAGACCACCGGAAACAGGGCGAAGGCGATAGCCAGCAGGGCAACCGCAAGGCGCCAGGCCGTGTCCAGCCTGTCCCGGTTTCTCATGCTCATTCCTGAGGAAGTTTTTCTTGCACTAGACATTTTCTGACACCTCCTCCAGCATGCCCGTGTAACGGAAGTTGAAAAGGGTAATGATGGCCACGATGACGAAGATGATGATCGAAATGGCAGCAGCCAGGCCGTAATCAGCGCCCCGGCCACCGGCGAAGGCCAGGCGATAGGTATAACTGATCAGGATATCGGTATGACCGGCCGGAGTCGCCGCGCCAGCAATGGGCGGGCCGCCCGAATTATACAGATCGATGATGGTGAAGTTGTTGAAATTGAAGGCGAAGGAACCGATCAACAGGGGTCCTACGGCTACCAGTAGCAGCGGTAGCGTGATCTTGCGGAATTGGTAGATGCCACTGGCACCATCCACTTTGGCGGCCTCGTAGATGTCCCGCGAAATACCCTGAAGGGCGCCGGTGGTGATCAGGAACATGTAAGCATATCCCAGCCAAAGATTGACGCCCAGAACGCCCACCTTGGCCCAGAAGGGATCGGTGAACCAGCCTGGGTTCCACTGGGTACCGATAACGCCCAGGACCGGGTTAAGTAGCCCTCGCCAGATCAATACACTGATGAAGGGTGGCAGGGCATAGGGCACGATCATCAACACCCGGATCGCCCGCTGGAAGGGCATATCAGGTTTGTTCATAACCAGGGAATAAAAAAGCCCAAGCGCAAAGGTCAGGAATACACTGAAGAAGGCCCAGATAAAGGTCCAGATGAAGATAGTGGAAAAAGGACCCCGGATCGCCGGATTGGTAGCAATCCGCGTGAAGTTCTCAGCTCCAATAGTCACAGGGAAGCCGGGACGCAATTGATCGCCATCCTCCGCTGTGAAGGTGCCTTCGACATTGTAGTAAATCAGGCCCGTTTCCTGATCGACCATGGTATCGTTTTCCGCGTCGTACTCGTATTTCTGCTCCGTTTGGGTGGCAGTATTGATCCCGGTTACCTGGACCCCCCCATCGGCAGGTCCGTATGTATGTCCTTGCAATTCAGGCAAGGTAACCAGCTTCTGGTTGGCTGGAACACGCGTATAGCCTTCGATGGACAGAGGAGCTCCATTGGCATCCAATTCTCCTATGCCCGGCACCTCCTCAGCCGGCGCGTAGTTGCCCTCCGAGTCGGCAAAATAGGTATCGCCCTCTTCGTCCACCAGCCAAAGGGCGATATTGCCATCAGCATCCCGGTAGGCAGTCCATCCATAGGTTGGGGCACCTTCGGGAACATAGGTGCGGCTCTCGATCTGCTGGATTGCCACGGGCTTCTCAACCAGGTGACCATCACCGTAGTTGGTAAACGCGGTGAAAACTGTAAAGATCACAGGATAGATATGCATCATGATCATAAACGCCAGACCGGGCATGATCCAGCGCAAGGGCATGGCATCGGTGCGCAGGAAAACCACATTGATTGCGATCACCACCAGGGTCACCGTGATGGCGAATCCCGCACCCCCGCTGAACCAGAGTTGCCAGACAAAGGAAATTGTCAGGGCATCCAGCAGCATCAGCAGGCCGAAACGGATGAGGATCTTGGGCAAACTATCACCCAGGGATGAAAGCGGTGATGGCATTCGTCCCTGGTTTTCAGTCGTGGAGACATTGGCCATGGTTTTGCCTCCTGGCAAAGAAAAAGGGGGGCACGATGGCCCCCCTTTTGGGGAAGTTAGTTGCCTGCTATGGCGTCGCGTACCTGTTGGGCCGCGGTGGCGGCAGCCTCCTCAGGTGTGGCTGCACCCTGGAAGACCAGGGTAATGGCATCACCCCAGGCACCCCAGACCGAACCCATCTCGGGGATGGCGGGCATTGGCTGGGCATGCTCACCAGCGGCGGCGAAGGCGGCGATATCGGCATCCTCGACGACATCGCGCACCGGCAGGAAGGCCGGGGGTCGCGGGTCTTCATCGAAGATCTGCTGCATCACCTCAGGAGTAGCGATGAACTCGGTCAGGAAAGCCTCAGCGATAAGCTTGTTGTCGCTGAAGTTGTTGACCATGAAACCCTGGGTACCCAGGAAGGGGCTGGCATTCTCAGCCGCGCCGGGCAGCGGCACAATGGCATAAGGAATGCCGGCCTCGCGGAAGCGTGGCAGCGCCCAGGGGCCGGTGGTGATCATGGCTGCATCACCCGTCTCGAAGA
It encodes:
- a CDS encoding sugar ABC transporter permease, which encodes MRNRDRLDTAWRLAVALLAIAFALFPVVFIFSAAINPVSSLNTTQIIPENPTLDNFRYMLDNPQHSFGRWMMNSLIVSTITAVLVVVLSAFAAYAFSRFRFRGRQGLLKTILLAQVFPNVLAMIALYLILQQIGRVIPLLGLNTLGGLILVYLGGAMGFNTWLMKGFFDTVPRELDESAQIDGASHFQTFYQIIFPLVRPILTVVFILTFISTYGDYLLARVMLSDNKTYTLAVGLSLFIGDQYGQRWNQFAAGALIGAIPTLILFYLVQNQLQSGLTVGAVKG
- a CDS encoding ABC transporter permease subunit, translating into MANVSTTENQGRMPSPLSSLGDSLPKILIRFGLLMLLDALTISFVWQLWFSGGAGFAITVTLVVIAINVVFLRTDAMPLRWIMPGLAFMIMMHIYPVIFTVFTAFTNYGDGHLVEKPVAIQQIESRTYVPEGAPTYGWTAYRDADGNIALWLVDEEGDTYFADSEGNYAPAEEVPGIGELDANGAPLSIEGYTRVPANQKLVTLPELQGHTYGPADGGVQVTGINTATQTEQKYEYDAENDTMVDQETGLIYYNVEGTFTAEDGDQLRPGFPVTIGAENFTRIATNPAIRGPFSTIFIWTFIWAFFSVFLTFALGLFYSLVMNKPDMPFQRAIRVLMIVPYALPPFISVLIWRGLLNPVLGVIGTQWNPGWFTDPFWAKVGVLGVNLWLGYAYMFLITTGALQGISRDIYEAAKVDGASGIYQFRKITLPLLLVAVGPLLIGSFAFNFNNFTIIDLYNSGGPPIAGAATPAGHTDILISYTYRLAFAGGRGADYGLAAAISIIIFVIVAIITLFNFRYTGMLEEVSENV